From Triticum urartu cultivar G1812 chromosome 2, Tu2.1, whole genome shotgun sequence, a single genomic window includes:
- the LOC125539267 gene encoding uncharacterized protein LOC125539267 isoform X2 has protein sequence MVRSPTAVFGWAAHVTSSSSRDEFRGRCSTGTQKTQFTQKMKKWQEQAAVFKNEDGDVSMYTYVLETLDLSGGVCVLLYPLPATLIYTLSTSRCIAKFQKYKGKDGEVGLLTTVVVEPWRIDELLQSHELRNRRAGCLS, from the exons ATGGTTCGCAGTCCAACTGCTGTATTCGGCTGGGCTGCTCATGTGACGAGCTCCTCTTCCAG AGATGAATTTAGAGGAAGATGCAGCACTGGAACGCAGAAGACTCAGTTCAcacaaaaaatgaaaaaatggCAGGAACAGGCAGCAGTTTTCAAAAATGAAG ATGGAGATGTGAGCATGTATACATATGTTCTGGAGACACTAGACTTATCTGGTGGTGTGTGCGTGCTGCTGTATCCTCTTCCGGCCACTCTAATCTACACCCTCAGTACAAGCCGATGCATCGCCAAG TTTCAGAAGTACAAGGGAAAAGATGGAGAGGTTGGACTACTCACGACTGTTGTTGTGGAGCCGTGGCGCATCGACGAGCTCCTGCAGAGCCACGAGCTGCGGAACCGACGAGCCGGCTGCCTGTCATAG
- the LOC125539267 gene encoding uncharacterized protein LOC125539267 isoform X1: MMNIQGSKHTTGRSAAVDHMCTSVRLMCVCFSPTAVFGWAAHVTSSSSRDEFRGRCSTGTQKTQFTQKMKKWQEQAAVFKNEDGDVSMYTYVLETLDLSGGVCVLLYPLPATLIYTLSTSRCIAKFQKYKGKDGEVGLLTTVVVEPWRIDELLQSHELRNRRAGCLS, encoded by the exons ATGATGAACATTCAAGGCAGCAAGCACACCACAGGTCGCAGCGCCGCCGTTGATCACATGTGCACATCCGTGCGATTGATGTGTGTGTGCTTTAG TCCAACTGCTGTATTCGGCTGGGCTGCTCATGTGACGAGCTCCTCTTCCAG AGATGAATTTAGAGGAAGATGCAGCACTGGAACGCAGAAGACTCAGTTCAcacaaaaaatgaaaaaatggCAGGAACAGGCAGCAGTTTTCAAAAATGAAG ATGGAGATGTGAGCATGTATACATATGTTCTGGAGACACTAGACTTATCTGGTGGTGTGTGCGTGCTGCTGTATCCTCTTCCGGCCACTCTAATCTACACCCTCAGTACAAGCCGATGCATCGCCAAG TTTCAGAAGTACAAGGGAAAAGATGGAGAGGTTGGACTACTCACGACTGTTGTTGTGGAGCCGTGGCGCATCGACGAGCTCCTGCAGAGCCACGAGCTGCGGAACCGACGAGCCGGCTGCCTGTCATAG